Proteins from a genomic interval of Pseudomonas sp. RC10:
- a CDS encoding GNAT family N-acetyltransferase, whose amino-acid sequence MPTPSLPDTVHIRDLRGTDAEALLAFETENRAWFESHIDPRPASFYSPQGVDEHIDRCLSELALGTWHPCVIEDASGRIVGRANLKQIDAQSGTAEVGYRIAETAAGKGLATQALRHLIQQAHSRWGLTGLVAYVFEENRGSQKVLARCGFGRDRLALHGEPGRERRFTLSL is encoded by the coding sequence ATGCCCACCCCGTCTCTCCCTGACACTGTTCACATTCGCGACCTGCGAGGCACTGACGCTGAAGCGCTGCTCGCATTCGAAACCGAGAACCGCGCCTGGTTCGAATCCCACATCGACCCCCGCCCCGCATCGTTCTACTCACCGCAAGGTGTGGACGAACACATTGACCGTTGCCTATCCGAGCTCGCCTTGGGTACATGGCATCCGTGCGTCATCGAAGATGCCAGCGGGCGCATCGTGGGCAGGGCCAATTTGAAGCAGATCGATGCGCAGTCCGGGACCGCGGAAGTGGGCTATCGAATCGCGGAAACGGCTGCTGGAAAGGGCTTGGCCACCCAAGCGCTCAGGCACCTCATTCAACAGGCGCACAGCCGCTGGGGGCTGACCGGGTTGGTGGCGTATGTGTTCGAGGAAAATCGGGGGTCGCAGAAGGTGCTGGCGCGGTGTGGTTTCGGCCGTGACCGCCTTGCCCTTCACGGGGAGCCCGGAAGGGAAAGGCGCTTCACACTGTCACTTTGA